Proteins from a genomic interval of Methanoplanus endosymbiosus:
- a CDS encoding DUF5814 domain-containing protein, with protein sequence MIARKARFRRAKKLQNIVGYRVPESVFSGPFLEAVTSCMNFQRMDKRLREQLLNIFRDFMDCNCKGSPLCGCPEKKFAKTVLELRMTGLDHRQIGDVLQDEYGIDLYPADILGFLEESVHVLEAIKSVADIGKKTELSALSAQCIAGIEH encoded by the coding sequence ATGATTGCACGAAAGGCCCGTTTCAGAAGGGCCAAAAAACTTCAGAATATTGTCGGTTACAGAGTGCCTGAATCTGTATTCAGCGGCCCTTTTCTTGAGGCTGTTACATCCTGTATGAATTTCCAGAGGATGGACAAAAGGCTGAGAGAACAGCTGTTAAATATCTTCAGGGATTTTATGGACTGCAACTGCAAAGGCAGCCCTTTATGCGGATGTCCGGAGAAGAAGTTTGCAAAGACAGTTCTTGAGCTGAGAATGACCGGACTTGACCATCGCCAGATCGGTGATGTTTTGCAGGATGAGTACGGCATTGATCTCTATCCGGCTGACATTCTCGGATTTTTAGAAGAGTCTGTGCATGTGCTTGAGGCAATTAAGTCAGTTGCTGACATCGGGAAGAAGACTGAACTTTCGGCTCTGTCAGCACAATGTATTGCCGGTATTGAGCATTAG
- a CDS encoding oligosaccharide flippase family protein, whose translation MRIPALKEVISRILCIGKLQRQSIISLTSLLILTLTGFISTMYFAHLLGAETLGGYKIFLAYLAVFSLLAEGGISAAMIKKISEGGDSASYYSSSVFLRAVLLTAVIAGIIIAKPAFIDLTSSGLYHLLILTVIAGGMYNIIISAVYGSGKVGISQISALLNETTRITTQVITVFSGFKSAGLAAGHIAGFIIGASFAFRYRTVRLARFGMEEIRSICTYAQWSFLSGAGTTVIAYADTILVGYFLTNYEVGIYGIALQFSAIATLAAAAMINALFPQVSYWHKEGEYGMIQNAVGKSLAYALIPAVPAVIGGIILGDNILYFLYGADFAKGTAALQIILPAQLFSIFFLTGIMCLNAFNRPKESFRITVSSAVLNVCLNLLLIPVFGINGSALAFLATMAFSATYCAGLLKDTISLKPEIPVMKDIITASALMAVFILALRGVSATDSWPVLFTVVISGALLYFAILYKKNRMLREDIQEILKKSGMIKN comes from the coding sequence ATGAGAATTCCGGCACTAAAGGAGGTAATATCCCGGATTCTCTGCATAGGAAAGCTTCAGAGACAGAGCATAATATCCTTAACATCCCTTTTAATCCTCACATTAACCGGATTTATATCCACAATGTACTTCGCCCATCTGCTCGGCGCAGAGACACTTGGCGGCTACAAAATATTCCTTGCCTACCTTGCAGTATTCTCCCTCCTGGCCGAAGGCGGCATATCAGCAGCGATGATTAAAAAAATAAGTGAAGGCGGTGATTCCGCCTCATACTACTCGTCATCAGTCTTCCTGAGGGCCGTTCTGTTAACAGCTGTTATAGCCGGAATTATAATCGCAAAACCGGCATTCATAGACTTAACATCCTCAGGGCTGTATCATCTGCTCATCCTGACTGTAATTGCAGGAGGCATGTACAACATCATAATCTCAGCCGTGTACGGATCAGGAAAGGTGGGCATCAGCCAGATCTCTGCCCTTCTGAATGAGACTACCAGGATAACAACCCAGGTCATAACAGTTTTTTCCGGATTTAAATCCGCCGGGCTTGCAGCAGGGCATATAGCAGGATTTATCATCGGTGCATCTTTTGCATTCCGCTACAGAACTGTCCGCCTGGCACGCTTTGGCATGGAAGAGATCAGATCAATCTGCACCTATGCCCAATGGTCATTCCTCTCAGGTGCAGGCACTACTGTAATCGCTTACGCAGATACCATCCTTGTCGGGTATTTCCTGACAAATTACGAGGTTGGAATTTACGGCATTGCCCTGCAGTTTTCAGCGATAGCAACACTTGCCGCCGCTGCAATGATAAATGCCCTCTTCCCGCAGGTAAGCTATTGGCACAAGGAAGGCGAATACGGCATGATTCAGAATGCAGTGGGAAAGTCACTGGCATACGCCCTTATACCGGCAGTTCCGGCAGTCATCGGCGGCATTATACTCGGAGATAACATTCTCTACTTCCTCTATGGTGCAGACTTTGCAAAGGGCACAGCAGCACTTCAGATAATACTCCCCGCACAGCTATTCAGTATATTTTTTCTGACCGGAATCATGTGCCTAAATGCCTTTAACCGGCCAAAGGAAAGTTTCCGGATTACGGTATCATCGGCAGTTCTGAATGTCTGCTTAAATCTCCTGCTCATACCTGTTTTCGGAATAAACGGCTCTGCACTGGCATTTCTGGCAACAATGGCATTTTCAGCAACATACTGCGCAGGATTACTGAAAGACACCATCTCATTAAAACCTGAAATTCCGGTGATGAAAGACATAATCACAGCCTCCGCCCTGATGGCAGTATTTATTCTGGCGCTGAGGGGAGTTTCTGCAACGGATTCATGGCCGGTTCTCTTCACAGTGGTAATATCAGGTGCATTGCTGTACTTTGCAATACTCTATAAGAAAAACCGGATGTTAAGAGAGGATATTCAGGAGATCCTGAAAAAATCAGGGATGATTAAAAACTAA
- a CDS encoding endonuclease/exonuclease/phosphatase family protein, whose protein sequence is MARKKSKKSPLPKFIIAIVMLLLALAVLTGIGARTETNTADSGYIDENIPEISEFERYINIIISFIGDTVNGNNAEVTDTITVGSFNIQVFGQSKASDDEVMTTLANIIRNFDIIAIQEIRDSSETAAPLLLQYVNADGSDYDMYVGERLGRTTSKEQYAFIYNTDTIRPAGDPVTYPDSEYDMFHREPYIMPFETTGGDFTATYAVIHTDPDEAKEEIPALTNVMEYMEGVLPGDDTLILMGDLNADCTYFDEDSYITLKSGEYQWLIGNSEDTTTGNTVCTYDRIILNGGEEYYTGNSGVFRFDSIYGLSQDESLKVSDHYPVYAKFKTSGDGTVPAVSSRMSESSASCSGDSCMQESEVMS, encoded by the coding sequence ATGGCCAGAAAAAAGTCGAAAAAGTCACCCCTGCCAAAATTTATCATTGCAATTGTAATGCTGCTTCTGGCGCTTGCGGTCCTCACCGGAATCGGAGCCAGAACAGAAACAAATACAGCAGATTCCGGATATATAGACGAAAATATTCCGGAAATCTCAGAATTTGAGAGATATATCAATATAATAATCTCCTTCATAGGAGATACCGTAAACGGGAATAATGCTGAAGTAACAGATACAATAACCGTGGGATCTTTTAACATTCAGGTATTCGGGCAGAGTAAAGCATCAGACGATGAAGTGATGACCACACTTGCCAATATCATCCGGAATTTTGACATCATTGCCATTCAGGAGATACGGGACAGTTCAGAGACAGCAGCACCCCTCCTCTTACAGTATGTAAACGCTGACGGATCAGACTACGATATGTACGTAGGCGAACGGCTTGGCAGGACAACAAGCAAAGAGCAGTACGCCTTCATATACAATACAGATACCATCAGGCCGGCAGGAGACCCTGTCACCTATCCTGACAGTGAATACGATATGTTCCACAGAGAGCCGTACATAATGCCCTTTGAGACCACAGGCGGGGATTTCACAGCAACCTATGCAGTAATCCATACTGATCCGGATGAAGCGAAAGAAGAGATTCCGGCGCTGACTAATGTCATGGAATACATGGAAGGAGTACTGCCCGGAGATGACACATTAATCCTGATGGGCGACCTCAATGCCGACTGCACATACTTTGACGAGGACTCATATATCACACTGAAATCCGGTGAATACCAGTGGCTGATTGGCAACAGTGAGGACACCACCACCGGAAATACAGTCTGCACATATGACAGAATCATCTTAAACGGCGGAGAGGAGTACTATACAGGCAATTCAGGAGTATTCAGATTTGACAGCATCTACGGACTGAGCCAGGATGAATCACTGAAGGTATCTGACCATTATCCGGTATATGCAAAGTTTAAAACTTCCGGAGACGGAACAGTCCCGGCTGTAAGCAGCAGAATGTCAGAATCTTCAGCCTCATGCAGTGGTGACAGCTGCATGCAGGAATCTGAAGTGATGTCATAA
- a CDS encoding YkgJ family cysteine cluster protein: MQILSIKNIRAKREELESEYSLLTEFPDGKLAEIIEDVGFKCTLCGKCCTKEFNDHVFLLDSDIDRAKRIDPSSIVPAPYFELCDQDGNFYVSGYSLRCQKNGDCIFLKDNRCTIYSDRFSICRVYPFMLHREEDEDGVKDFRQISGLNLHGEYNHPVEKKDAEEIAERTTAYEKEFLEKEIAFYSAVLKLFEENGLKPVRRIYDRKMREFSADLPVTVYVFSKGNFERNTVKKSDYISKT; encoded by the coding sequence TTGCAGATATTATCAATAAAAAACATCAGAGCAAAGAGAGAAGAGCTTGAGTCAGAATATTCTCTGCTGACAGAATTTCCGGACGGAAAACTTGCAGAGATAATTGAGGATGTGGGATTTAAATGCACATTATGCGGAAAATGCTGCACAAAGGAGTTCAATGACCATGTCTTCCTCCTCGACTCCGACATTGACCGGGCAAAGAGAATAGATCCATCCTCAATAGTCCCTGCGCCCTATTTTGAACTCTGCGATCAGGACGGGAACTTCTACGTATCCGGATATTCACTCAGATGCCAAAAGAACGGAGACTGCATATTTTTAAAGGATAACAGGTGCACAATCTACAGTGACAGATTTTCCATATGCAGAGTATATCCCTTCATGCTGCACAGGGAAGAGGACGAAGACGGAGTGAAGGACTTCAGGCAGATCTCAGGCTTAAACCTGCACGGTGAGTACAACCATCCGGTAGAGAAGAAAGATGCAGAGGAGATAGCAGAGAGAACAACAGCCTATGAGAAGGAGTTTCTTGAAAAAGAGATCGCTTTTTACAGCGCAGTACTTAAGCTATTTGAGGAGAACGGCTTAAAACCAGTACGAAGGATATATGACAGGAAGATGAGGGAATTCAGTGCCGATCTTCCGGTCACAGTCTATGTATTCAGCAAAGGAAATTTTGAGAGAAATACCGTTAAAAAGTCAGATTACATATCCAAAACCTGA
- a CDS encoding STAS domain-containing protein: MEIENKISGSVNIILVHGRIDARNSSLLDDKLKTLIEAGSDRFIVNMEGVDYISSSGLRVLLAALKKVKPSGGDVKLSGLKPFVSDVFRISGFDSIFDICGSEKEALLNFE; this comes from the coding sequence ATGGAGATTGAAAATAAAATATCCGGCTCAGTAAATATCATTCTGGTACATGGCCGTATTGATGCCAGAAACTCCTCTCTTCTTGATGATAAGCTTAAAACTCTCATTGAGGCGGGTTCGGACAGATTTATTGTGAATATGGAAGGTGTGGATTATATCAGCAGTTCAGGGCTTCGGGTTCTTCTTGCGGCATTAAAAAAGGTAAAACCTTCGGGGGGGGATGTCAAACTTTCCGGGCTGAAGCCTTTTGTCTCTGATGTCTTCAGGATATCAGGTTTTGACAGTATCTTTGATATCTGTGGTTCTGAGAAAGAGGCCCTGCTGAATTTTGAATAA
- a CDS encoding PP2C family protein-serine/threonine phosphatase, translating into MPGELSLFLDLFGLICVIVVFSIFVTRSHWFTEALERRFTWKNRTVLILSFGLLSVYGTLGGVEVLGAPLNVRDIGPMAAGLFCGPYVGIGAGIIGGVQRFAMGGPTCLPCSLATLLSGIFAGILYILLKDRFAGVRIAVAFAVAMESFHMLITILLVSPPEVAYEIVSRAALPMILANAIGMFIFSYLVNNILTERKTEGERDLYRSEIARNKAELDIASEIQNDFLPKKMPDIPGFDLYAMNTPAKEVGGDFYDFVDCADGKTGIVIADVSGKGVPAALFMMLSKTLMHAGAGWHRSVKQAVESANNMISGESESGMFVTLCYSVVDPDSGSIVYANAGHCPPFFLKASGDEFLRLNPTGMALGVIEDNEYGTGEVAVSSGDLIVYFTDGITEAINGDDEEFGEERLKEVILNNRYNTSERIVGSITESVSTHSSGELQFDDITLVVLKVL; encoded by the coding sequence ATGCCCGGAGAACTGAGCCTGTTTCTTGACCTTTTTGGTCTTATATGTGTAATTGTAGTATTCTCTATATTTGTCACCCGTTCGCACTGGTTTACTGAGGCGCTTGAGAGACGGTTTACCTGGAAGAACCGGACTGTTCTGATCCTCTCCTTTGGCCTGCTGTCTGTGTACGGCACCCTTGGCGGGGTTGAGGTGCTTGGTGCACCGCTTAATGTCCGTGATATCGGGCCTATGGCCGCCGGACTCTTCTGTGGTCCTTATGTCGGCATTGGTGCGGGGATTATCGGTGGTGTGCAGAGGTTTGCTATGGGAGGGCCGACCTGCCTGCCGTGCAGTCTTGCGACTCTCTTAAGCGGAATCTTTGCCGGAATTTTGTATATACTCCTTAAAGACCGTTTTGCCGGTGTCAGAATTGCGGTTGCCTTTGCGGTAGCGATGGAGTCTTTTCATATGCTGATTACCATCCTTCTCGTAAGCCCGCCTGAGGTTGCATATGAGATTGTAAGCCGTGCGGCACTCCCTATGATCCTTGCCAATGCAATAGGGATGTTCATCTTCTCATATCTGGTCAATAATATTCTTACTGAGAGAAAGACTGAAGGGGAGAGGGATCTCTACCGGAGTGAGATTGCCAGAAATAAGGCCGAACTTGATATCGCCTCTGAGATTCAGAATGATTTTCTCCCCAAAAAGATGCCCGATATTCCGGGTTTTGACCTCTATGCCATGAACACTCCTGCAAAGGAGGTGGGTGGGGATTTCTACGACTTTGTGGACTGCGCCGACGGCAAAACCGGCATTGTGATAGCCGATGTTTCCGGGAAAGGTGTGCCTGCGGCACTGTTCATGATGCTGTCAAAGACCCTTATGCATGCAGGCGCAGGGTGGCACAGGTCAGTAAAGCAGGCTGTGGAGAGTGCCAATAATATGATCTCAGGTGAGTCTGAGTCCGGTATGTTTGTGACGCTCTGTTACTCGGTTGTTGACCCGGATTCAGGCAGTATTGTCTATGCAAATGCCGGGCACTGCCCTCCGTTTTTCCTTAAAGCCTCCGGGGATGAATTTCTGCGCCTCAACCCGACCGGCATGGCCCTTGGTGTCATTGAGGACAATGAATATGGCACAGGTGAGGTGGCTGTATCATCCGGAGATCTGATAGTTTACTTTACTGATGGAATTACCGAGGCAATAAACGGTGATGATGAAGAGTTTGGAGAGGAAAGGTTAAAAGAGGTCATTCTAAATAACAGATATAATACTTCTGAGAGGATTGTGGGTTCAATTACTGAATCTGTCAGTACCCATTCGTCCGGAGAGTTGCAGTTTGATGATATCACGCTTGTTGTTCTGAAGGTGTTATAA
- a CDS encoding ATP-binding protein, with the protein MSRIFYYRTDSLTVDKLSTLSEAFSDYLLMLLVPEKVSMKAELIFEEITQNIVNHGYILGGFFSFRCTFNGEVIEMEFRDRGKVFNPLKDAPLPDMDSPVEERDIGGLGVHLVKEFSDDMIYTRDGTENVLMLNKIIRNF; encoded by the coding sequence ATGAGCAGAATTTTTTATTACAGAACAGATTCCCTGACAGTGGATAAGCTGTCCACTCTGTCAGAGGCATTTTCAGATTATCTTCTGATGCTTCTGGTGCCTGAAAAGGTATCTATGAAGGCAGAGCTTATCTTTGAGGAGATTACCCAGAATATTGTGAACCACGGTTATATCCTGGGCGGTTTTTTCTCATTCAGGTGCACATTTAACGGAGAGGTGATTGAGATGGAGTTTCGTGACAGGGGAAAAGTGTTTAATCCGCTTAAGGATGCGCCTCTGCCGGATATGGACTCACCTGTTGAAGAGAGGGATATTGGCGGGCTTGGTGTTCATCTTGTAAAGGAGTTCTCAGACGATATGATATATACGAGGGATGGCACTGAGAATGTTCTGATGCTCAACAAAATAATCAGGAATTTCTGA
- a CDS encoding PH domain-containing protein yields MANVKTGKEFKPEIQFKSYNLIFTSLTVISIILLCTVWFIFPISEFLPEMAMIYIAAIIILPLAFIIYWNPLYYRSIVYRLDSEEMSWKRGVWFRQTGIVPYNRITNVDIVQGPLMRYYKISDLKIQTAGYSGQKNSEIAIKGIDNPEEIRDLILDYVRNRKPQASVTGGDENEDKNTDYNTGSSTTGRYSGDSTGYSGRDLNMQMLTELKEIRKLLEEKSGR; encoded by the coding sequence ATGGCAAATGTAAAGACCGGAAAAGAGTTCAAACCGGAAATTCAGTTTAAAAGCTACAACCTGATATTCACGTCACTGACTGTGATATCTATAATCCTGCTCTGTACGGTATGGTTTATATTTCCAATATCGGAGTTCCTGCCGGAAATGGCAATGATATACATCGCGGCAATAATCATCCTGCCCCTTGCATTCATCATATACTGGAACCCGCTGTACTACAGGTCAATTGTGTACAGACTTGACAGTGAGGAGATGTCCTGGAAGAGAGGCGTATGGTTCAGGCAGACAGGCATAGTGCCGTACAACCGGATAACCAATGTTGATATTGTACAGGGGCCGCTGATGAGATATTATAAGATCTCTGATCTCAAGATCCAGACCGCAGGTTATTCCGGGCAGAAAAATTCAGAGATAGCCATCAAAGGCATAGACAACCCGGAAGAGATACGCGACCTTATCCTTGACTATGTCAGAAACAGAAAACCGCAGGCCTCAGTTACAGGAGGAGATGAAAACGAAGACAAAAATACAGATTACAATACAGGCAGCAGCACAACCGGCAGATATTCCGGGGATAGTACCGGTTACAGTGGCAGAGATCTAAACATGCAGATGCTGACTGAACTTAAGGAGATCAGAAAACTTCTTGAAGAAAAGTCAGGAAGATGA
- a CDS encoding helix-hairpin-helix domain-containing protein yields MDNTCVYDRTGVKYTLIHPPKKGGEGEVFKLSENPALCAKIYYRNIITEEIRDKITSMTDNPPACDLTEHNKNTRSASIAWPVSELYKYPGRKDFCGFLMPVIDTELFREAHMYYDPQDRNKYLSGSFTWKYLLTTAYNIAYTVSAIHRSGHCIGDMSGSNILVARTAAISIIDCDSFQIENKKTGKKYFTKVATGDYLAPELMGINFRTENIDRYYSDLFSLSILIFKFLMNGVHPFQARGKGVEDYPTTEHKIKNGIFPYLRNVRQIYPPLYAPPYAILSPEIRALFERCFVKGIDKPYMRPDADEWVTVLQDELSGLKQCDNNPNHWHSGHLQICPWCEILKIKKKEYFPYNGPKTVKPKTKVPNAKITSPDARTPPEIPADNNSTGIQGLNKYQSKYQSKHHQKDTKTLPDTEKSSAAIKTDIKTDTAQRREPALKNSAVKTTDPVADAGIKAQNTETKKPGIIPERQRVIPEKPEIIEEKPENREIILLKPEIRPQIIDLKFDPDCDNKAEIEIINRNQDPLEITAEPLHRWILLPEKNFSVRDKKIIEITVERSYFESRPAGIKYKSWIQFKTPAGSEKTEINVSLQKEPILTVIPDKRLLFRGIKKPDINRADNDAQKTVQSIEITNSGERTLNGEITSDNRWIKAEPENFSIQGKQKIDVSIIPEYMSSKAIQTGRITVRSNGGRCDIRVIASLK; encoded by the coding sequence ATGGATAATACCTGCGTATATGATCGCACAGGGGTAAAATACACCCTCATACACCCCCCAAAAAAAGGCGGGGAGGGTGAGGTATTTAAGTTATCTGAAAATCCTGCTCTCTGTGCAAAGATATACTACAGAAATATAATTACAGAGGAGATTCGCGATAAGATAACCTCAATGACTGACAACCCTCCTGCCTGCGATCTTACCGAACACAATAAGAATACCCGTTCGGCATCAATAGCATGGCCGGTGAGCGAACTGTACAAATATCCGGGGCGGAAAGATTTCTGCGGCTTTTTAATGCCGGTCATTGACACAGAACTCTTCAGAGAGGCACATATGTATTATGACCCTCAGGACCGGAATAAATACCTGAGTGGTTCATTTACATGGAAATACCTCCTTACAACAGCCTATAATATCGCCTACACAGTCTCTGCAATTCACAGAAGCGGGCACTGCATAGGGGATATGAGCGGCAGCAATATCCTTGTTGCAAGGACTGCTGCGATATCAATCATTGACTGCGACTCTTTCCAGATAGAGAATAAAAAGACCGGCAAAAAATACTTCACCAAAGTCGCAACCGGAGATTATCTTGCTCCCGAACTGATGGGCATAAATTTCCGGACAGAAAATATTGACAGGTATTACTCTGACCTATTTTCACTCTCCATTCTGATATTCAAATTCCTGATGAACGGGGTGCATCCCTTCCAGGCAAGAGGAAAGGGGGTTGAGGACTACCCGACAACCGAGCATAAGATAAAGAACGGAATATTCCCCTACCTAAGAAATGTCAGGCAGATCTATCCGCCCCTCTATGCTCCGCCTTATGCCATACTCTCACCTGAGATAAGAGCACTCTTTGAGAGATGCTTTGTTAAAGGCATAGATAAGCCATATATGCGCCCGGATGCAGACGAATGGGTAACAGTATTGCAGGATGAACTTTCCGGGTTAAAACAGTGCGACAATAATCCAAACCACTGGCATTCAGGACATCTTCAGATATGCCCCTGGTGTGAAATCCTGAAGATCAAAAAGAAGGAGTATTTCCCATACAACGGCCCTAAGACTGTAAAACCAAAAACCAAAGTACCAAATGCAAAAATTACATCTCCGGATGCCAGAACCCCTCCGGAAATTCCGGCAGACAACAACAGTACAGGCATTCAGGGACTGAATAAATATCAAAGCAAATACCAGAGTAAACACCATCAAAAAGATACTAAAACCCTACCGGATACAGAAAAAAGTTCAGCTGCAATAAAAACGGATATAAAAACCGATACAGCTCAGAGAAGAGAACCGGCACTGAAAAATAGTGCAGTAAAAACCACAGACCCTGTAGCAGATGCCGGGATTAAGGCTCAGAATACTGAGACTAAAAAACCTGGAATAATTCCGGAAAGACAAAGAGTTATTCCGGAAAAACCTGAAATAATAGAGGAAAAGCCGGAAAATAGAGAAATTATCCTGTTAAAACCGGAGATCAGACCACAAATAATTGATCTGAAGTTTGACCCTGACTGTGACAATAAGGCAGAGATAGAGATCATAAACAGAAATCAGGACCCCCTTGAAATCACAGCAGAACCCCTTCACAGATGGATTCTTCTCCCGGAGAAGAATTTCAGTGTCAGAGATAAAAAAATAATTGAGATAACGGTTGAGAGATCATACTTTGAAAGCAGACCTGCGGGCATAAAATACAAATCATGGATACAGTTCAAAACCCCGGCAGGCTCTGAAAAGACTGAGATAAATGTATCATTACAGAAAGAACCCATACTAACCGTAATTCCGGATAAAAGGCTGCTATTCAGGGGCATAAAAAAACCGGATATAAACAGGGCAGACAATGATGCACAGAAAACTGTACAGAGTATTGAAATAACCAATTCAGGAGAGAGAACGCTTAACGGTGAGATAACATCTGATAACAGATGGATTAAAGCAGAACCAGAAAACTTCTCCATACAGGGAAAGCAGAAGATTGATGTCAGCATAATTCCGGAATATATGAGCAGTAAAGCCATCCAGACCGGAAGAATAACTGTACGATCAAACGGCGGCAGATGTGATATACGGGTGATTGCATCACTGAAATAA
- a CDS encoding PP2C family serine/threonine-protein phosphatase, with product MAFEAIRKSTAVIAVSDGLGSAEYSGIGSEIAVRSASRMITDLFREKIGDTVLADITKNREIIENSFLHARESIQRYADENDIQTEQLACTLMVVLIDRNYVSCGHVGDGGIVGISGGEPIIISDPGYSEYINETTPITSDKWRSDLRIKENIPDIDSVSVFTDGCQRAVLTKPGGKYQPHIPFFNPFNRYINSITDPDEASEDLKNLLSSGMMAENSEDDKTFVVGVINRKTGQKAP from the coding sequence ATGGCATTTGAAGCCATAAGGAAGTCAACCGCCGTAATAGCAGTCTCAGACGGCCTTGGCAGTGCAGAGTACTCCGGGATCGGGTCAGAAATTGCGGTCAGATCTGCAAGCAGGATGATAACAGACCTCTTCAGGGAGAAGATTGGCGATACAGTCCTGGCAGATATTACAAAAAACAGGGAGATTATTGAAAATTCCTTCCTGCATGCGAGAGAGTCCATACAGAGATATGCAGATGAGAATGATATACAGACAGAGCAGCTCGCCTGCACCCTGATGGTCGTTCTTATTGACCGGAATTATGTATCATGCGGACATGTCGGAGACGGCGGCATTGTAGGCATATCAGGAGGAGAGCCGATAATCATATCAGACCCCGGATATTCGGAGTACATCAACGAGACAACACCGATAACCTCAGATAAGTGGAGAAGTGATCTCAGAATAAAGGAAAATATCCCAGACATTGACTCAGTATCTGTCTTCACCGATGGATGCCAGAGGGCCGTCCTCACAAAACCGGGCGGGAAGTACCAGCCCCACATCCCTTTTTTCAACCCCTTTAACAGATATATCAACAGTATAACTGACCCTGATGAAGCGTCAGAAGACCTGAAAAATCTTCTATCATCCGGAATGATGGCAGAAAACTCCGAGGACGACAAGACATTTGTTGTCGGGGTTATCAACCGGAAAACCGGCCAAAAGGCACCTTAA
- a CDS encoding vWA domain-containing protein, with protein MTLEEMVEIAYPQQPHCPTILLLDTSGSMNISGKIDDLNSGIKTFKEEIEKDDLARKRIDLAVVAFGQSVQVVSDFKSIEEFEPEELIADGLTPMGNAIKKAVDMLEARKEEYKKEGIDYYRPWIFMITDGEPTDMKEGDELWNETVSTVHRGEKNGKFLFFTVGVDEADMETLKLISPPNRAPIKLKENHFNEMFIWLSRSQTKVSASKVGEQVVLEDPFDMLGGWGEIPTI; from the coding sequence ATGACGCTTGAGGAAATGGTCGAGATAGCATACCCGCAGCAGCCGCACTGTCCAACAATACTTCTCCTGGACACATCAGGCTCAATGAACATCAGTGGCAAAATTGATGACTTAAATTCCGGAATTAAAACCTTCAAGGAAGAGATAGAGAAGGATGACCTTGCAAGGAAGAGAATTGATCTTGCAGTGGTGGCATTCGGACAGTCAGTTCAGGTGGTTTCTGACTTTAAGTCAATTGAGGAGTTTGAACCAGAAGAACTCATAGCAGACGGCTTAACCCCGATGGGAAACGCAATAAAAAAAGCCGTTGATATGCTTGAAGCAAGAAAGGAAGAGTACAAAAAGGAAGGCATTGATTACTACCGCCCCTGGATATTTATGATAACAGACGGTGAGCCTACTGACATGAAAGAGGGCGATGAACTCTGGAATGAAACTGTAAGTACGGTCCACAGAGGAGAGAAAAACGGGAAATTCCTCTTCTTTACAGTCGGTGTTGATGAAGCTGATATGGAGACATTAAAACTGATCTCCCCTCCAAACAGGGCACCGATCAAACTTAAGGAGAACCACTTCAATGAGATGTTCATATGGCTGTCAAGAAGCCAGACCAAAGTTTCGGCCTCAAAAGTAGGAGAACAGGTAGTACTTGAAGACCCCTTTGACATGCTTGGAGGATGGGGAGAGATTCCCACAATATAA